From Nicotiana tabacum cultivar K326 chromosome 15, ASM71507v2, whole genome shotgun sequence, the proteins below share one genomic window:
- the LOC107807033 gene encoding uncharacterized protein LOC107807033, translating to MGDLETGKGLNQELGLVRAGDTRWGSHYKSFGNFILLFDSIVDVLDTLVEDASTLDERAKKKEHDILIPNFDEPCANSERLRRKLVDHTTLHHYRVDVFYKIIDWQLQELNGHFNEVTSDLFHGVACMNPVDSFSSFDITKIVRMAKLYPDDFDEFNLRVLENQLTNYIVDVRDINQRFSNLGGLDELSKKLVETKKYITYPLVLCLVKLALLLLVVTATVERVFSAMKFIKNDLRNRINDELLDGCIVPYVEKKYFVLFLTRLLEKLCFQ from the exons ATGGGTGATCTAGAAACAGGTAAAGGCTTGAATCAAGAGCTTGGTCTTGTTAGAGCCGGTGATACTCGTTGGGGGTCTCACTACAAGTCGTTTGGAAATTTTATACTTTTGTTTGACTCGATTGTTGATGTACTTGATACTCTTGTTGAAGATGCAAGTACTTTAGATGAAAGAGCCAAG AAAAAGGA GCATGATATTCTGATACCCAATTTTGATGAGCCATGTGCTAACTCTGAAAGATTACGACGTAAACTTGTTGATCATACTACTTTACATCATTATCGCGTGGATGTGTTTTATAAGATTATTGATTGGCAACTTCAAGAACTTAACGGTCATTTCAATGAGGTGACAAGTGATTTATTTCATGGAGTAGCTTGCATGAATCCAGTTGATTCATTTTCTAGTTTTGACATCACGAAGATAGTAAGAATGGCTAAATTATATCCTGATGACTTTGATGAATTTAATTTGCGTGTCCTTGAGAATCAACTTACTAATTATATTGTTGATGTAcgtgatattaatcaaaggtTCTCCAATTTAGGTGGACTTGATGAACTTTCAAAAAAACTAGTTGAGACAAAGAAGTATATTACTTATCCTCTTGTATTATGCTTAGTGAAACTTGCTTTGCTTCTCCTAGTTGTCACTGCAACCGTTGAAAGAGTTTTTTCTGCAATGAAGTTTATCAAGAATGACTTGCGGAATCGAATAAATGATGAATTGTTGGACGGTTGCATAGTGCCTTATGTAGAAAAAAAGTATTTCGTATTATTTCTAACGAGGTTATTAGAAAAATTGTGCTTTCagtag